The sequence GATCACGTCACAATAACTGGGTGGGTTAGTATCTACAAGGAAACTGAAACAACTCAAGAAGTAAAGATTGATGGCAACGTAACGATATTCCCAAATACTCTCAATTTCATGTTTGGACTTAAATGGGATGATTCAATTGTTAAGCGTAGGTATCCAATTATTCTAAAGGAAGGGATGTTCCACAATGCTTACAAGAACTATTCAATTGAGATAAAGGATCCTGAAGGAAATTCGGTTTATTTCTCCTCCATAGCTAATATGAAGCCTCCAACACTAATATTCAACTCGAGCAACTATGATAAGAGCTTTTCCTTGATTTTGTATGGGGAGAATAGTGAACTCACAGCGACTCCCATTTCCCTCCTCACAAGCACTCCCATGTCTCTTAAGGTCGGGGATAAATTAGATGTGTCTAAGATTCGTGCTTCTCCAGTAATTTATGGAGAAGGAAGAGTTGACAAAGAGTATGCATGGACATTCTGGAGGAAAATGTGTTCTGATAAAGTACCAGGGCACTGTACTGAATCTGAAATAGTGGTGTTGATTGGGGGCCCTGTGGCCAATAAGTTAACTAAAGAATACATGGATAGTTTTCCAGTGGAAGTTACAAATGAGTATCCTGGAAAAGGAAAAGGAGTCATTGAAGCAGCAGTGATAGATGGGAAAATTTACATTCTGGTGGCTGGCTCAGATAGGTGGGGGACAAAAGCGGGTGTTGAAATACTTAAAAACCTAGATTATATTCCAGAAAAGCCAATTTTTGTAGATTGGAACGATGGAAATCCTAGAATTATTCCTGGTAGATAGTAAACTCTCTTAGTTTTTCTTTTTTATCTAATTAAGAAAACTTAAATATTGCAATATTCTATACCTCGGATGGTGATGTCAATGCCAAAAATAGGGATAATTGGAGGTTCTGGCGTTTATGGGGTATTTGAGCCAAAAGAGAGTATAAAAGTCCACACTCCATACGGAAGACCATCAGCTCCAGTGGAAATCGGAGAGATTGAAGGTGTTGAGGTGGCTTTTATTCCAAGACACGGTAAAACTCATGAGTTTCCTCCACACGAGGTACCATACAGGGCAAACATTTGGGCTCTTAAAGAACTTGGAGTAGAGCGGATTATAGGAATAACAGCAGTTGGATCTCTTAGAGAGGAATACAGGCCCGGCGATATTGTGATAACTGATCAGTTCATTGATTTTACGAAAAAGAGAGACTATACATTCTACAATGGGCCAAGAGTTGCCCACTTTAGCATGGCTGATCCGTTCTGTCCTGAAATGAGGGAAATATTCTACAATGCTGCAAAAGAGCTTGAGATCCCAGTTCATGAAAGGGGCACTTATGTATGTATTGAAGGCCCAAGGTTCTCCACAAGGGCTGAGTCAATGATGTTTAGACAATTTGCCCACATAATTGGAATGACACTTGTTCCAGAGGTTGTTTTAGCTAGGGAGCTTGGAATGTGTTATGTTAACATAGCAGCAGTTACAGACTATGATGTTTGGGCAGAAAAGCCAGTGGATGCTCAGGAGGTTATAAAAGTTATGCAAGAGAACAACGAGAAGGTTAGAAAGCTTTTAAAAGCAGGTGTTCCGAAGATTTCAGAAGAAAGAAAGTGTGGCTGTGCTGATGTTCTTAAGACTGCTTTTGTTTGAATTTCTCTTTTCCAAAATTTTATTAATTCTATCTTTTATCCCTTTTAAGGGGTGATCTAATGAGCATCTTGATTAAAAATGGACGGATAATTTACGGTGAGAATCTTGATATTATTAACGCTGATATTTACATAGAAGGAAATAGAATAGCTAAGGTTGGTAAAGGCCTTAAACTTTCGGCAGAATATGTCATTGATGCAAACGGGAAGGTGATTTCTCCAGGATTTATCAATGCTCATACACACTCCCCTATGACTATTTTAAGGGGACTTGCCGATGATCTTCCCTTAATGGAGTGGCTTCAGAAATATGTGTGGCCTGTTGAAAAAAAGTTGACCTCAAAACATATCTATTGGGGTGCTCTTCTTGGTATTCTTGAAATGATCAAAGGTGGAACAACGACTTTTGTTGATATGTACTTTCACATGGAAGAAGTAGCAAAAGTTGTTGAAAAGGCTGGGATAAGGGCCTATTTGAGTTATGGTATGGTGGATTTGGGGGATGAAGAAAAGAGAAATGTTGAGATTAAGGAAACTCTCAGGCTTTTAGAGTTCATTAACAAATTAGACTCACCAAGAATAGAGTTTCTCTTTGGACCTCATGCTCCTTATACCTGTTCCCCTGAGCTTTTAAAATGGGTTAGAGAGAAAGCGAATGAAACAGGAAAAATGATAACCATTCATCTGAATGAGACAAAAAGCGAAGTGCAAGATATAAAAGAAAAATATGGGATGACTCCAGTTGAATTCCTTGATGAACTTGGATTTCTTGGGGATGATATCATAGCGGCCCATGGTGTTTGGTTGAGTGATAGAGAGATTGAGATTTTAGCCAAGAAGGGGGTAACGATAGTTCATAACCCTGCAAGCAACATGAAACTTGCTAGTGGTGTTATGCCCATTGAAAAGCTCCTAAAAGCGGGCGTCAACATTGCCCTTGGCACTGATGGAGCAGCAAGTAACAACAGTTTGGACATGGTGGAAGAAATGAAGCTGGCAGCCTTGGTTCATAAGGTACATACACTGAATCCAACTATTGCCGATGCAGAGAGTATTTTTAAAATGGCCACGCAAAATGGTGCAAGAGCTTTGCGTTTAAACGCTGGACTCATAAAAGAAGGGGCTCTTGCGGACATTGTCATACTTGACTTCAACAAGCCACATTTAAGACCAATAACCAATGTAATCTCTCACATGGTGTACTCAGCCAATGGTAACGATGTGGAGACAGTGATAATCGATGGGAAAATCATCATGCTTGATGGGGAAGTCTTAACTGTGGATGAGGAGGAGATTATAAATAAAGTGCAAGAGATAGTGGACAAGCTTCACTAATCTTTTTATTTTGTAAATTCAACTTATTTTTGGTGGGAACATGGTTGAGCTTAGTTTTGGTTCTCTCACATTTAAAGTGGCTCAAGGAGACATAACAAAGTTCCCCGCTGAAGCTATTGTTAACGCTGCTAACAAATATCTTGAACATGGTGGTGGAGTGGCCTATGCAATAGCAAAAGCAGCAATTGGGAATGCGAGAGACTACATAAAAATAAGCAAAGAAGCCATGAGAGAGCAGATTGGAAGGGATTGGATTGAACATGGGGAAGTGGTTGTAACACCGGCCTTAAAAATGGAACAACATGGGATTAAGTACGTCATTCATACAGTTGGTCCTTATTGTGGTGGTACGTGGGATGATGACAAGAAGGAAAAGTTAAAGAAGGCGATTCTTGGGGCTCTGAAAAAGGCCGAAGAGCTTGGAGTTAAAAGCATAGCATTTCCAGCTATAAGTGCTGGGATTTATGGCTGTTCATTAGAAGAGGTTATTAAAACTTTCCTTGAGGTTGTGGAAGAGTTTTCAAAGGAAGCTGAGAGCGTGAGGGAAGTTTATCTTGTGCTTTATTCAAGGACCGATTACGAAAGAGCTTTGAAAGTGATAGGAGATTAGCTCAATGTTAATTTGGGGGATCTTTCATGAATAATGACCTTAAAAATTGGCTTCCTCTTCTGATAGTGTTCAAACTCGCGTTTCGCTTATTGATTTTTCTGGACTTAGAGTTAGCTCCAGTTTTCTTCTTAAATATCCCACTATTTCTCAAAATGTTTGATGGCTTTTTGCTGTTTTATCTTGTTGGAATGCTTGCCGTTGAGGTTTATTTAATTTTAATCCTTAGAAAAGGGGACTTCCCGTTAAATCTGTTGCTCATGTATTTTATTACAGCTGTGTTTTTTGATTTGCCCTACGTCCTTTTTAGAGGGTTAGTTCATGGGAATTTTAACAGTATCTTTTTCCTTGTTCTCCCATGGTATATAAGCACTCTGACTGGTTTAGGAATCACTTTAAGACTAACCATAACTTCCCAATAATGTCCCGATAACTTATAGACATTCATTCAAAAATGAGGGGTATTGTGGAGGAAAACTTATTGTTGCTGGACTTTTTCTCAAAATTCTTCTTATGCTCAAATTCCCAATAATAGAGGCAGAGCTCCTAATGTTCTATTATTCATCGTCCTTTATGTTGCATGGATAGCTATGGTGGTAGAACTTAAGACTCTTCTTTAGCGATATTCTTTAATCCTCTTGTGAGAACTTTTCATGGTGGTGTTCATGAAAATTGAAGACGTTTACATCTGGGACATAAATGCTAAGTGGCTTGGTATTTCACCGTTTCAGCTCATGGAAAATGCTGGGGCCGGAGTTGCTCGAATTATAGAAGAAAAGTTTGGAAAAGGCCTTAAAGTGGCGATTTTTTGTGGGACAGGCAACAACGGCGGAGATGGCTTTGTAATAGCGAGGCATTTGAGCTTTGAAAATGATGTGACCGTGTTTTTGGTGGGTGATGAGATAAAGATCAGAAGTGAGGAAGCCAAACACAACTGGGAAATTCTCAAAAAGCTTGATTTTGTAAAGATTAAAACTCTCAAAGACTCAAGTCAAATAAAAGGGTTAGATCTTGGTAAGTTTAACGTGATTGTTGATGCTCTTCTTGGTGCGGGTACTAGAGGAGAGCCAAGAGAACCAATAAAGAGTGCTGTCGAGAAAATTAATGAATACTCGGGAAAAGCCAGGATAGTTAGCGTTGATCTGCCAACCGGCTATCCATCGAGTGTTAGGGTAAATTGTGACTTTGCAGTAACTTTCCAATGGGACAAGGAGGAGTATGAGGGGTTTGAACGAGTAATAGTGAAAATTGGTTATCCAAAAGAACTTTACCATTTGGTTGGTCCGGGGGATGTAAAATTTGCCTTGAGGAAAAAAGGCGAACATAAAGGCCAAAATGGGAAACTTTTGATAATTGGGGGGAGTGAAGATTACTTTGGCGCACCATATCTGGCAGCAAAAGCTGCTAGCTATATAGTGGATTTGGTCTATCTAGCCATGCCTGAATATTCAGCTAGAAGGATTAATGATCCGGATTTAATTTTGAGGCCTTTTAATGGCGAGAATTTCATAGAAGTTCATGTTAAAAGGGCCTTAGAGCTTTCAAAAAATGTTGATGCTGTTGTTATAGGCCCTGGAATTGGCCAAAAAGAAGAAACTAAAAAATTTGTTAGAGGGTTTGTAAAACAGTGTGAAAAACCTTTAGTTATAGATGCTGATGGATTAAAAGCAATAGCAGGAGAGTTAGGAGCTCTTGAAGGTAAGACTTTTGTATTAACTCCACACGCTGGGGAATTTGAGATTATTTTTGGAGAAAAACCTGAAGGGGACTTAGTTGAAACGGCCAGAATTGTAATGGAAAAAGCAAAGCAAATAGGGGGTACAATTTTACTAAAAGGGGTTTATGATATAATAAGTGATGGAACCACTTGGAAATACAACAAAACAGGAAATAGGGGAATGACCACTGGTGGGACAGGGGATGTTCTCTCTGGGATTATTGGTGGTTTATTGGCTTTGGGCAACAATCCATTGAGAGCTTCCACGGTAGGGGCCTTTCTTACGGGATTTGCGGGAGATATTGTAAAAGAAGAAATGGGAGAAAATTACACTGCACTGGAAGTTGCTAAAAAAGTTCCTTTCGCTATTAAGTGGGCTTTGGAGTTTTAGTCCTCAAGTTTTAAAATCTCTCTCAATTTTTTTGCTTCTTCTTGCAGTTGAGGGGAGTTTATGAGGGCCAGTAACACCATTATCCGAATAAACTCAAGACGATTCATTTCGACGCCTTCAAGTCTTTTAACAATGTCCCTGGAGAGAAATTCAAAATTACTTAAAAATTTCTTTATCAGAGTTACGAACTCTTTTTTATTGGGTATTATGAATCCGGCTTCAGTGAATATCTCATAGAGTCTCATGGCCTCCTTCGTGTGTATCCTGTCCATCGCTACCCACGCACTGGCATCATTTTCATAAGGTGATATTAGGAACACTTTTGCGCTCCTTCTATAGAGTTTTTCACTTCCTTCTCTTCCAACCTCTTCAATAAAACCTGCCTGCTTAAGCAGGTTTATGTGTCGATGTATTGTTGAAGGGTCTTTATTAAGTAACATGCTAAGTTCAGATACGGTCATTGCACGTTCCCTGAGCAATGAAATAATATCTAAGCGGGTCGTCTCAGCTAATACCCTAATTTTCTTGGGGTCAGTAACTATAAGAACATCTTTCATGATATCAAAATTCCTCTAATCTATCTTGAGGAGTTTCACTTTCTTCAATAATCTTTTTACCAGCGGCCACCATATCAATACTGTGTACAACTCCCCCAAATTCCTCGATGGTTCTCACTATTTCTTCATAATCTAAATTGTCTCCAACGATGGTTATCTTAACATTTTCAGTTTCTTTGTCGATTTCCACAAGGGTAATGTTAACCCCATCAACCCCTTTTAGCTCACTTAACCCCAGAGCCAGCTCAGTTACCATGGGCTGATGGGGTTTGAGCACATCCAATACGAGAAGTCTAATTCCCTTTGCCATCTTTTATCCCAACGACTCTTGAAATTACTCCTTTTTAAGGATTTCTCCAAGTTTTCTCAGGAGCTCTAAGGCTTCCCCATCTCTTCCTAACTCGGCCATGGTGAGCCAGTCTACGGCGTGGATTATGTCTTCGTTTGAAAATTCTTTCAGGGCCTCTTCTTTTTCCTCCAATTCTTTGGAAATCCTTGTTGTATACGAATGTTCCTTTTCTGTAATTTTGTCCATGAGATTCAAAAGTTCCTCCTCGTCAAACTTGTAGCCCAGTATTTTAAAGATCTCGAGTTTTGTTTTTAGTTTGGACTTTGCTAAGTATCTCAATTCCTCATCTCCAAGATACAGATTTATGTAGAACACATCTGCAGTTCTTCCATAGTATTTCTCTACCAGATTTCCCTTCATCTCGGTTCTTTTTACCTCGACGAGGCCAGCTTCTTTGAGTTTTTCGATGTGGTGGTAAACAGTTTGTGGGGTTTTTCCAAGTATTTCAGAGAGTTGTGAAATCGTCATTTCCCTGCTTCTTAACAGTCTTAGTATTTGTCTTCTTGTATCCTCAAGCATAAGTTTTATTACCTCTGGATCTGTGATGACCTTAACTTTCTTTTTCATGACTCTCACCAATTTTAACGTTCTAACAGAAATTTAAGCGCTCGAGAATATAACCTTTTCTCTTTTTAGAGATTTTTCTTGTCTGGAAAATTTTATAAATGTAAAATTCCCACATCACACAGCAAGGATGAACATTACTGTAAAGAGGTGAAAAACATGGACTTAGATTTTCTGTTCTATCCACAGAGTGTTGCTGTTATTGGAGCTTCAAATAAAGAAGGAAAAATCGGTAACGCGATAATGAAGAATCTCATAAACTTTGGGTTTAAGGGAAAAATATACCCTGTTAATGTGAAGGAAGATACAGTAATGGGCCTTAAAGCCTACAAGAATGTTTTAGAGATTCCAGATCAGGTTGATGTTGCAGTAATAGCGATTCCAGGAAAATTTGTTCCCCAAACCCTCGAGGAATGTGGACAAAAAGGGATTAGGGGAGCAGTTGTAATAAGTGCAGGTTTTAAAGAAGCTGGAAACATCGAACTTGAAGAAAAACTTGTTGAAGTAGCCAAAAAATGGAACATAAAAGTGGTTGGACCAAATTGTTTGGGTGTCACTAACATTGAAAACGGTTTTGACTGTACTTTTAATCCACCTGAGAGACAGGCTAGGCCAGAATTTGGTGGTATAGCATTCATGAGTCAGAGTGGAGCGTTTGGAGCGGCGATTCTTGATTGGGCTGCGAGGCACGAGGTTGGGATGAGCAAATTCATAAGCCTTGGAAACATGGCTGATTTGGATGAGAGTGACTTTATGGAGTATTTAAAGGACGATAAGGCTACTAAAGTTATAACGGCGTATCTTGAAGGAGTTAAAGATGGAAGAAAGTTTTTGCAGGCAGCGAGAGATGCTACAAGGAAGAAGCCTGTTGTAATTCTTAAAAGTGGAAGAACTGAGGCTGGTGCAAAAGCTGCGGCCTCCCACACAGGGTCTCTTGCAGGAAGTTATGTTATTTATCAAGCAGCATTTGAACAAAGTGGAGTTTTGGAAGCAAGAAGTATGAGACAGCTATTCAACTACTCTAAAGCTTTAGCGATGCAAAAACCTGCAAAAGGGAACAGGATAGCGATAGTTACAAATGGTGGTGGCGCAGGAGTCATGATGAGCGATGGGGTGCTAGAATCCGGGCTAAAAATGGCCGAATTAAGCGAAGAGACTAAAGAGAGGTTTGCAAAAGCGATAGAAGAAGGGAAACTTCCAGAACACATGAGTTATAAGAATCCAATTGACATTATTGGTGATGCTCCCTCAAGTAGGTACGAAATAGCCATGCGCTATGCTATAGAAGATGAAAATGTTGATGTCTTGGCTGTTATAGCTCTTTTCCAGAGTCCTGCATTGGATGATGGCATTGTTGATGCAGTTGCAAGAATGCAAGAATACGGTAAGCCAGTTATATTCATAGCTCCTGGAGGAGCTTACCCAGAGAAGATGGCTAGAAGAATAGAAAAAGTAGGAGTACCAGTTTTTGAGACTGTGGAAGATGGAGTCGATGCAGCGTATGCACTTGTTAAATATGGACAATATCTCAAAGAAGTTGAAGGTTAGGGAAAACTTTAAATTTTCTTTTCCCATTTTTAGTTCATGTTCGGTGATTGCTTTTGGCTTTGGTAATAAAAATCCTATCCTTCTTTTGGCTAGCTTAGTCTTTTTAGGAGGTGAATTCTGTGCCAGAATTTGAGGTAACTCCATGGGAAGTTACAGGAATAGTGGATTACAACAAGCTTATCAAAGAATTTGGAACAACACCCCTTACAGACGATCTACTGGAGAAGACAAGAGAACTTACAAAAAGTGATTTGCCACTTTATTTCAAGAGGAAGTTCTTCTTTTCCCACAGGGACTATGATTTAGTACTTAAGGACTACGAAGCAGGAAGGGGATTTTTCCTCTACACGGGTAGAGGGCCGAGTGGCCCAATGCATATTGGTCACATAATTCCATTCTTTGCCACGAAGTGGCTTCAGGATAATTTCGGAGTTAATCTGTATGTTCAAATCACAGATGATGAGAAATTCCTCTTTAAACCCAAGCTTACCCTTGAAGAAACAAAAAGATGGGCATATGAGAACATACTTGATATAATTGCTGTTGGATTTGATCCAGATAAGACATTTATCTTTCAGGACACTGAGTTCACCAAGATATATGAGATGGCCATCCCTATAGCGAAAAAAGTAACTTACTCTATGGCAAAGGCCGTTTTTGGATTTAATGATCAAAGCAAGGTCGGAATGATATTCTACCCTGCCATTCAAGCTGCTCCAACATTTTTCGAAGAGAAACGTTCTTTAATCCCCGCTGCTATTGACCAAGATCCCTATTGGAGAATTCAGAGAGACTTTGCAGAGAGTTTGGGTTATTATAAAGCGGCAGCACTTCATTCAAAGTTTGTACCTGGTTTATTGGGTTTGGGAGGAAAAATGAGCGCTTCAAAGCCAGAAACAGCTATTTACCTAACAGATGATCCAGAAGAAGCTGGTAAAAAGATCTGGAAATATGCTTTAACTGGTGGAAGGGCTACTGCAAAAGAGCAGCGCGAAAAGGGAGGCGAACCTGACAAGTGTGTTGTATTTAAATGGCTTGAAATATTCTTTGAGCCTGATGATAAAAAACTCCTCGAAAGGTACAATGCCTGTAAAAGTGGAGAAATACTTTGTGGTCAATGCAAGCGCTATCTCATAGAGAAGGTCCAGAACTTCTTAAAGGAACACCAGGAGAAAAGGGAGAAAGCAAGAGATCTGGTGGAGAGATTTAAATATACTGGAAAACTTGCACAAGAACAATGGGACAAATCGATTCCCGAAGCTCTAAGGAAGTAGTGTGTGGCTTCGGGATTTCTCATTTTTCTCTGAAAATTATTTCATGCCGTATTCTTTTCTTTTTGTCCTTCGTGTACATGTATGCAGATGGACGTTTCTATTTCTTCATTAAAGAATGAATTTTACATAGAGCAAGTTTTATTACCTTCGAAAAGCTTTCGTTTTTTGGAGGTGAAAGAAGTGGCATTGGGTAGGAATGAAGCTCTCGCTTTAGCTATAGGAACCCAAGTTGGTGCAGGCGTTTTGGGGTTGCCCTATGCAGCAAGAAAAATCGGTTTGATACCAAGCGTGGCTCTAATGTTTTTAGTGGCTTTAACCATGTATATTACCGCCCTTTTTGTTCTTGAACTTTCTGCAAAAAATGGCGGAAAACAGATGTCTACTTTGGCTAGGGAGATATTAGGAAGGCCAGGAGGAGTACTAATGTTTGCTAGCATCTCTTTGATGAGTTACGGTGCTCTTTTGGCCTATATTGCTGGTGGGGGGAGTGTTTTTGCAAACCTTTTCGGTATAAGTGAGGAGATGGGTGCGTTGATCTTTTGGGCATTTGCCAGCTTTATTATCTACAGAGGGCTGGAAATGTCAGGGAAGAGTGAATTGATACTAAGTGGTGTTTTATTGGCCCTTTTTGTAGTGGTTGCGATAATGGCTGTACCCCATACAAAGGTTGAGAACGCATTTTATATGGGGAGTGAGGGAATTGTAACTCTCTTTGGGGTTGCGATATTTGCATTTGGCTGTCATACAATAGTTCCGGATATTTATAAGGGGCTTGGGAGTTATGAAAAGGCTAAAAAAGTGTTACTTTTGGCTTTCTTAGTTCCGGCTATAGTGTATTCACTATTTGTGGCTTCATTCCTCCTAGTCTTTGGTGAGAACACTCCCCAAATAGCTACTCAAGCACTCGAACAGCTATATGGAAGAATAGGAATGCTTGTTGGAAGTTTAATTCCGATCTTTGCTATCTTGACAAGTTACATAGGCCTTGGTTTGGCTCAACTGGACAACATGGAAGAGTACCTAAAGATGAATAGGAAATCTGCTTGGATCATAACAGTTTTCCCACCGTTGATACTTTATATGGTGGGAATTAGGGACTTCGTTGAGGTTTTGGGAGCTGCAGGCAGTACAGGAGATCTTATGGCTTTTATAATAATGCCAATTGTGCTCTATATAACTTATAAGCTTAAACCTGCGTTCCTTAGGGATAGAGAAGCAGAGGTTAGTTAAGGGCAAACTCTTTATTTTTTCTTCATTATTTCATTTGGTGATGTAATGATTCGCTTACCCTTTAGAGATGGTTTCTATGAAGTTAGACCAAGCAAGATAATCTGTCTTGGAAGAAATTATGCAGAGCATGCTAAAGAATTGGGTCATGAAGTTCCAAAAGAGCCTGTGATATTTTTAAAACCCCCATCCTCCTTAATAGGCCCAAATCAGACTATAATACTCCCCAGAAGAAGTAAAGAGGTTCATCATGAAGTAGAGCTTGCTGTGATAATTGGAAAAAGAGGGAAAAACATTCCGAAAGCAAAAGCAATGGAATACGTATTGGGTTATACTATCTTAATGGACATAACGGCCAGGGATCTTCAAAGGGAGGCAAAGACGAAGGGCCTCCCTTGGACAGTACCTAAGGGATTTGACACATTCGCTCCGATTGGCCCGCGTGTAGTGGATAAAAGAGAGCTTGATGTGGCTGATCTCGAAATAGGTCTCAAGGTCAATGGTAAAG comes from Thermococcus sp. EP1 and encodes:
- a CDS encoding S-methyl-5'-thioadenosine phosphorylase, with protein sequence MPKIGIIGGSGVYGVFEPKESIKVHTPYGRPSAPVEIGEIEGVEVAFIPRHGKTHEFPPHEVPYRANIWALKELGVERIIGITAVGSLREEYRPGDIVITDQFIDFTKKRDYTFYNGPRVAHFSMADPFCPEMREIFYNAAKELEIPVHERGTYVCIEGPRFSTRAESMMFRQFAHIIGMTLVPEVVLARELGMCYVNIAAVTDYDVWAEKPVDAQEVIKVMQENNEKVRKLLKAGVPKISEERKCGCADVLKTAFV
- a CDS encoding amidohydrolase family protein, producing the protein MSILIKNGRIIYGENLDIINADIYIEGNRIAKVGKGLKLSAEYVIDANGKVISPGFINAHTHSPMTILRGLADDLPLMEWLQKYVWPVEKKLTSKHIYWGALLGILEMIKGGTTTFVDMYFHMEEVAKVVEKAGIRAYLSYGMVDLGDEEKRNVEIKETLRLLEFINKLDSPRIEFLFGPHAPYTCSPELLKWVREKANETGKMITIHLNETKSEVQDIKEKYGMTPVEFLDELGFLGDDIIAAHGVWLSDREIEILAKKGVTIVHNPASNMKLASGVMPIEKLLKAGVNIALGTDGAASNNSLDMVEEMKLAALVHKVHTLNPTIADAESIFKMATQNGARALRLNAGLIKEGALADIVILDFNKPHLRPITNVISHMVYSANGNDVETVIIDGKIIMLDGEVLTVDEEEIINKVQEIVDKLH
- a CDS encoding [protein ADP-ribosylglutamate] hydrolase, which encodes MVELSFGSLTFKVAQGDITKFPAEAIVNAANKYLEHGGGVAYAIAKAAIGNARDYIKISKEAMREQIGRDWIEHGEVVVTPALKMEQHGIKYVIHTVGPYCGGTWDDDKKEKLKKAILGALKKAEELGVKSIAFPAISAGIYGCSLEEVIKTFLEVVEEFSKEAESVREVYLVLYSRTDYERALKVIGD
- a CDS encoding bifunctional ADP-dependent NAD(P)H-hydrate dehydratase/NAD(P)H-hydrate epimerase, which codes for MKIEDVYIWDINAKWLGISPFQLMENAGAGVARIIEEKFGKGLKVAIFCGTGNNGGDGFVIARHLSFENDVTVFLVGDEIKIRSEEAKHNWEILKKLDFVKIKTLKDSSQIKGLDLGKFNVIVDALLGAGTRGEPREPIKSAVEKINEYSGKARIVSVDLPTGYPSSVRVNCDFAVTFQWDKEEYEGFERVIVKIGYPKELYHLVGPGDVKFALRKKGEHKGQNGKLLIIGGSEDYFGAPYLAAKAASYIVDLVYLAMPEYSARRINDPDLILRPFNGENFIEVHVKRALELSKNVDAVVIGPGIGQKEETKKFVRGFVKQCEKPLVIDADGLKAIAGELGALEGKTFVLTPHAGEFEIIFGEKPEGDLVETARIVMEKAKQIGGTILLKGVYDIISDGTTWKYNKTGNRGMTTGGTGDVLSGIIGGLLALGNNPLRASTVGAFLTGFAGDIVKEEMGENYTALEVAKKVPFAIKWALEF
- a CDS encoding transcriptional regulator encodes the protein MKDVLIVTDPKKIRVLAETTRLDIISLLRERAMTVSELSMLLNKDPSTIHRHINLLKQAGFIEEVGREGSEKLYRRSAKVFLISPYENDASAWVAMDRIHTKEAMRLYEIFTEAGFIIPNKKEFVTLIKKFLSNFEFLSRDIVKRLEGVEMNRLEFIRIMVLLALINSPQLQEEAKKLREILKLED
- a CDS encoding DUF211 domain-containing protein, with the protein product MAKGIRLLVLDVLKPHQPMVTELALGLSELKGVDGVNITLVEIDKETENVKITIVGDNLDYEEIVRTIEEFGGVVHSIDMVAAGKKIIEESETPQDRLEEF
- a CDS encoding winged helix-turn-helix domain-containing protein, translated to MKKKVKVITDPEVIKLMLEDTRRQILRLLRSREMTISQLSEILGKTPQTVYHHIEKLKEAGLVEVKRTEMKGNLVEKYYGRTADVFYINLYLGDEELRYLAKSKLKTKLEIFKILGYKFDEEELLNLMDKITEKEHSYTTRISKELEEKEEALKEFSNEDIIHAVDWLTMAELGRDGEALELLRKLGEILKKE
- a CDS encoding acetate--CoA ligase family protein; this encodes MDLDFLFYPQSVAVIGASNKEGKIGNAIMKNLINFGFKGKIYPVNVKEDTVMGLKAYKNVLEIPDQVDVAVIAIPGKFVPQTLEECGQKGIRGAVVISAGFKEAGNIELEEKLVEVAKKWNIKVVGPNCLGVTNIENGFDCTFNPPERQARPEFGGIAFMSQSGAFGAAILDWAARHEVGMSKFISLGNMADLDESDFMEYLKDDKATKVITAYLEGVKDGRKFLQAARDATRKKPVVILKSGRTEAGAKAAASHTGSLAGSYVIYQAAFEQSGVLEARSMRQLFNYSKALAMQKPAKGNRIAIVTNGGGAGVMMSDGVLESGLKMAELSEETKERFAKAIEEGKLPEHMSYKNPIDIIGDAPSSRYEIAMRYAIEDENVDVLAVIALFQSPALDDGIVDAVARMQEYGKPVIFIAPGGAYPEKMARRIEKVGVPVFETVEDGVDAAYALVKYGQYLKEVEG
- a CDS encoding tryptophan--tRNA ligase, which translates into the protein MPEFEVTPWEVTGIVDYNKLIKEFGTTPLTDDLLEKTRELTKSDLPLYFKRKFFFSHRDYDLVLKDYEAGRGFFLYTGRGPSGPMHIGHIIPFFATKWLQDNFGVNLYVQITDDEKFLFKPKLTLEETKRWAYENILDIIAVGFDPDKTFIFQDTEFTKIYEMAIPIAKKVTYSMAKAVFGFNDQSKVGMIFYPAIQAAPTFFEEKRSLIPAAIDQDPYWRIQRDFAESLGYYKAAALHSKFVPGLLGLGGKMSASKPETAIYLTDDPEEAGKKIWKYALTGGRATAKEQREKGGEPDKCVVFKWLEIFFEPDDKKLLERYNACKSGEILCGQCKRYLIEKVQNFLKEHQEKREKARDLVERFKYTGKLAQEQWDKSIPEALRK
- a CDS encoding aromatic amino acid transport family protein; amino-acid sequence: MALGRNEALALAIGTQVGAGVLGLPYAARKIGLIPSVALMFLVALTMYITALFVLELSAKNGGKQMSTLAREILGRPGGVLMFASISLMSYGALLAYIAGGGSVFANLFGISEEMGALIFWAFASFIIYRGLEMSGKSELILSGVLLALFVVVAIMAVPHTKVENAFYMGSEGIVTLFGVAIFAFGCHTIVPDIYKGLGSYEKAKKVLLLAFLVPAIVYSLFVASFLLVFGENTPQIATQALEQLYGRIGMLVGSLIPIFAILTSYIGLGLAQLDNMEEYLKMNRKSAWIITVFPPLILYMVGIRDFVEVLGAAGSTGDLMAFIIMPIVLYITYKLKPAFLRDREAEVS
- a CDS encoding fumarylacetoacetate hydrolase family protein; the encoded protein is MIRLPFRDGFYEVRPSKIICLGRNYAEHAKELGHEVPKEPVIFLKPPSSLIGPNQTIILPRRSKEVHHEVELAVIIGKRGKNIPKAKAMEYVLGYTILMDITARDLQREAKTKGLPWTVPKGFDTFAPIGPRVVDKRELDVADLEIGLKVNGKVRQLSRTSKMIFKIDEIIEYISNIMTLEKGDIIATGTPEGVGPLRHGDVVEAWIEGIGVLKEDVLAERSILC